A section of the Sporocytophaga myxococcoides DSM 11118 genome encodes:
- a CDS encoding DUF4136 domain-containing protein, with protein sequence MKKVNIFNRIVLMCGMLFVCAASVFAQISSDKDPNADFSQFKTFGFKPGTVINQGKTETNNTIMDNKVDNAVASELTAKGLKRDDNNPDLIITYSAGAQEKTELEDAGPGFAGPGIYVADDWWADSYDEFWANTYNEGTLMIDVKDAQTNDLVYRVYGAGEVKKKSSKQDKEINKIVQKGFKKFPTQ encoded by the coding sequence ATGAAAAAGGTCAATATATTTAATAGGATAGTTTTGATGTGTGGAATGCTGTTTGTTTGTGCAGCAAGTGTGTTTGCTCAAATATCATCAGATAAGGATCCGAATGCTGATTTCAGTCAGTTTAAAACCTTTGGCTTTAAACCCGGAACGGTTATAAATCAGGGAAAGACTGAAACGAATAATACCATTATGGATAATAAAGTTGATAACGCAGTTGCATCTGAGTTAACAGCGAAGGGGTTAAAAAGAGATGATAATAATCCTGATCTTATAATTACTTATTCAGCCGGTGCTCAAGAGAAAACAGAGCTTGAAGATGCAGGTCCTGGTTTTGCAGGTCCAGGTATATATGTAGCAGACGACTGGTGGGCGGATTCTTATGACGAGTTCTGGGCAAATACCTATAACGAAGGAACCTTAATGATCGATGTAAAAGATGCTCAAACAAATGATCTTGTTTATAGAGTATATGGCGCAGGCGAGGTTAAGAAGAAATCAAGCAAGCAGGATAAAGAAATCAACAAGATTGTTCAAAAGGGATTTAAAAAGTTCCCTACTCAATAA
- a CDS encoding DUF2721 domain-containing protein, whose product MDKDKFQETVAILSAMIIPVILIMATLSLILSTSTRSGKVIDRVRELLKIINLDYNSKSQKINSDEETRHTLEILHMMAIRSKYLQQSLWFQYLALCDFFATSIFLAIIKLTPLNFYAVPLVLGLIGVVLLFGASVMLVFESRYAVNALNKELKVAFKKFDTH is encoded by the coding sequence ATGGACAAAGATAAATTTCAGGAAACCGTAGCTATCCTGTCTGCTATGATTATCCCTGTTATATTAATCATGGCAACACTAAGTCTGATATTATCAACAAGCACAAGATCCGGCAAGGTAATAGACAGGGTTAGAGAGTTATTGAAGATTATAAACCTTGACTATAATAGTAAATCACAAAAGATAAATTCAGATGAAGAAACGCGTCATACATTAGAGATATTACATATGATGGCCATTCGTTCAAAATACCTTCAACAAAGCTTATGGTTCCAGTACTTAGCACTTTGTGATTTCTTCGCTACAAGTATCTTTCTTGCAATAATTAAACTCACTCCTTTAAATTTCTATGCAGTTCCACTGGTGTTAGGATTGATTGGCGTTGTTCTTCTATTCGGAGCAAGCGTCATGCTTGTATTTGAATCCAGATATGCTGTTAACGCACTAAACAAAGAATTAAAGGTTGCTTTTAAAAAATTTGACACACATTAA
- a CDS encoding glutamate decarboxylase → MALYQKDDHRSNLLDDIYASPDLGVSMPKYRIPEEEHDPRVAYAAVHDELMLDGNSRQNLATFCQTYLDPEIHKLMDESVDKNMIDKDEYPQTAEIESRCVAMIADLWHSPDAANTIGCSTTGSSEAAMLGGLAMKWKWRAKRQAQGKTTDKPNLICGPVQVCWHKFARYFDVELREIPMEHGRLLMSPEEVLKRCDENTIGVVPTLGVTFTLQFEDVKGISEALDQLQKDTGLDIPIHVDAASGGFVAPFLYEELLWDFRLSRVKSINASGHKHGLSPLGVGWVVWREKHDLPEELIFNVNYLGGNMPTFALNFSRPGGQIIAQYYNFLRLGREGYRRIHQSCIDTGIYLAEEIAKSGLVEIIYDGRGGLPGCCYKLKEGLNTNYTLYDLSDRLRARGWQIASYSLPSNAQDVVIQRILVRHGFTHDLANLLLEDINRSVDFFKAHPVVEPMTREEAGGFNHS, encoded by the coding sequence ATGGCTTTATATCAAAAAGATGATCATCGCAGTAATTTGTTGGATGATATTTATGCATCTCCTGATCTTGGTGTGTCTATGCCAAAATACAGGATACCTGAGGAAGAACATGATCCAAGGGTTGCATATGCTGCAGTACACGATGAACTGATGCTTGACGGTAATTCAAGGCAGAATCTGGCTACTTTCTGTCAGACATATCTGGATCCTGAAATACATAAGTTAATGGATGAATCGGTCGATAAGAACATGATTGATAAGGATGAGTATCCTCAGACTGCAGAAATTGAATCTCGCTGTGTGGCTATGATTGCTGATTTGTGGCATTCTCCGGATGCAGCGAATACAATAGGATGTTCAACTACCGGATCAAGTGAGGCAGCCATGTTAGGAGGATTGGCTATGAAATGGAAGTGGAGGGCAAAAAGACAAGCTCAAGGCAAGACAACTGATAAGCCAAATCTTATCTGTGGGCCTGTTCAGGTATGCTGGCATAAGTTTGCACGTTATTTCGATGTGGAACTTAGGGAAATACCGATGGAGCATGGAAGATTATTGATGTCCCCGGAAGAAGTACTCAAAAGATGTGACGAAAATACCATAGGGGTTGTACCTACTTTAGGGGTAACCTTTACACTTCAGTTTGAAGATGTTAAAGGTATCAGCGAAGCTCTTGATCAGTTGCAGAAAGATACGGGACTGGATATACCAATACACGTCGACGCTGCAAGCGGTGGATTTGTCGCTCCATTCCTGTATGAGGAACTGCTATGGGATTTCAGATTATCAAGGGTGAAATCAATTAACGCATCAGGACATAAGCATGGCTTATCCCCCCTTGGAGTTGGTTGGGTAGTTTGGAGAGAAAAGCATGATCTTCCGGAAGAGTTGATATTTAATGTTAATTACCTTGGCGGTAATATGCCTACATTTGCTTTAAACTTCAGCAGACCAGGAGGACAGATCATTGCTCAGTATTATAATTTTCTAAGGCTGGGAAGAGAAGGGTATAGAAGAATTCATCAGTCATGTATAGATACAGGAATCTACCTTGCTGAAGAAATAGCAAAGTCTGGTCTTGTAGAAATTATCTATGATGGAAGAGGAGGACTTCCCGGATGTTGTTATAAGCTTAAGGAAGGTCTGAATACCAATTACACTTTGTATGACCTTTCGGACAGGCTTAGAGCAAGGGGGTGGCAAATTGCTTCGTATTCTTTGCCTTCCAATGCTCAGGATGTAGTGATTCAAAGGATATTGGTAAGACATGGTTTTACTCATGACCTTGCCAATCTTCTATTGGAGGACATAAACCGATCAGTTGATTTCTTCAAAGCACACCCTGTTGTAGAGCCTATGACAAGGGAAGAAGCAGGAGGATTTAATCACTCCTAA
- a CDS encoding APC family permease: MFKFKDEGPKVKKDEIPVKQGTITTFGISMMTCACVLSLRGLPVIAKEELTMFFYIGFSTLLFLIPVSLVSAELGGAFGGRAGGVYTWVGEAFNKKTGFIAIWLEWAQTIVLYPTVLGFASGAFGYALGRPDLASNGMFVGLFSIFIYWVATFIVFRGSAVIQKVTSYGFLLGTVIPGLLIIGFGVTWMVMGEDIAFLHPDPSDATVSKIIDGKAEPRVFPYFKSITDVAFLAGIVLLFSGVESQAVHANELKNPAKQFPQAMLLAALIIFSIFTLGALSVGAVIPGQQINVQSGLMQAFYKIFNKFHLGWLTYISGLLVTFGAIASVLSWLSGPSKGLLVTAKDRILPDMMSKTNNKGIQTGILYFQGSFVTILASLYIFLEDVNVAFFLLTVLTVGLYLIMYMLMYAAAIRLKYTQPNLPRSYKIPGGKTGMVVVAGAGFLAVLFAFILAFVPPSQLPIGSPASYVGMVIGGTAFFTGLPFLIFYVKRKRGTDLSGKPNV; the protein is encoded by the coding sequence ATGTTTAAATTCAAGGATGAAGGTCCAAAGGTAAAAAAAGATGAGATTCCTGTTAAGCAAGGTACCATTACTACTTTTGGAATTAGCATGATGACGTGTGCTTGCGTGTTAAGCTTAAGAGGATTGCCTGTGATCGCTAAGGAAGAATTAACTATGTTTTTCTATATAGGATTTTCAACACTTTTATTTTTGATTCCAGTATCCCTTGTATCGGCTGAATTGGGAGGCGCTTTTGGAGGCAGGGCAGGTGGAGTTTATACCTGGGTAGGAGAAGCCTTTAATAAGAAAACAGGTTTTATTGCTATCTGGTTGGAATGGGCGCAGACAATCGTATTATACCCTACAGTCCTCGGCTTTGCATCAGGAGCCTTTGGTTACGCCCTTGGTAGGCCGGATTTGGCAAGCAATGGAATGTTTGTTGGTTTGTTTTCAATTTTTATATATTGGGTTGCCACTTTTATTGTATTCAGAGGTTCAGCAGTTATTCAGAAAGTAACTAGCTATGGATTTCTATTAGGGACTGTTATTCCAGGATTATTGATTATAGGGTTTGGTGTGACATGGATGGTAATGGGTGAGGACATCGCATTTCTACATCCTGATCCTAGTGATGCCACTGTAAGTAAGATTATCGATGGAAAAGCAGAGCCTCGTGTCTTTCCTTATTTTAAAAGCATTACAGATGTAGCATTTCTTGCAGGTATCGTTTTGCTGTTTTCAGGAGTAGAGTCTCAAGCTGTACATGCAAATGAGTTGAAAAATCCTGCAAAGCAATTTCCTCAGGCTATGTTACTCGCAGCTTTGATAATATTCAGTATTTTTACTTTAGGAGCATTATCAGTCGGTGCTGTAATTCCAGGCCAACAGATTAATGTACAATCTGGATTAATGCAGGCATTCTATAAAATTTTTAATAAGTTCCATCTCGGGTGGCTGACTTATATTTCAGGTTTGTTAGTGACCTTTGGTGCTATAGCAAGTGTCCTTTCCTGGCTGTCCGGTCCGAGTAAGGGACTTCTTGTTACTGCTAAAGATAGAATACTGCCAGATATGATGAGTAAGACTAATAACAAGGGAATTCAAACTGGAATACTTTATTTTCAGGGGTCATTTGTTACCATATTGGCTTCACTATATATCTTTCTGGAGGATGTAAATGTGGCATTCTTTCTTTTGACAGTTCTTACTGTTGGTCTGTATCTGATCATGTATATGTTGATGTATGCTGCTGCCATAAGATTAAAATACACTCAACCTAATCTTCCTAGGTCCTATAAAATTCCTGGTGGAAAGACAGGTATGGTAGTCGTTGCCGGGGCTGGTTTTCTTGCCGTTTTATTTGCCTTTATACTCGCTTTCGTACCTCCATCTCAGCTGCCTATAGGAAGTCCCGCTTCTTATGTAGGAATGGTGATTGGAGGAACAGCATTCTTTACAGGACTTCCCTTTTTGATTTTTTATGTGAAAAGAAAAAGAGGGACAGATCTGAGTGGCAAACCTAATGTGTGA